The stretch of DNA CGATCGAGGTCGAGGTGATCGACGTCGTCGACGGCGACACGATCGACGTGCGCTACCCCAACGGCAGCGAGGACACGGTTCGCTTGCTCGGCGTCGACACGCCGGAGGTCCACGCCGAGACCGACCCCGCGGAGTTCCCCGGCGTCCCCGAGGCCGAGGCGGGCCGGAACTGCCTCCGCGAGTGGGGTGAGCGTGCCAGTCAGCACGCCGAGGACGAACTGCTGGGCGAGACGGTGACGCTCTCCTTCGACGAGAACGAGCCCCGCCGAGGCTACTACGGCCGACTGCTGGCGTACGTCCACGTCGACGGCGACTCGTTCAACTACGGACTGCTCACGCTGGGACTCGCGCGACGGTACGACAGTTCGAGCTTCCAGTACCGCGAGCGCTACGGCACCGCCGAGGGGATCGCGAGAGGGACCGACGCCGGGCTCTGGGGCGCCTGCGCGACCGGCGACCCCCAGACCGCGACTGAGACCCCCATTCCCATCGCCGACGGCGGCCCGCCGCTGTGGATCAGCGAGATCACCGCCGACGCCGCGGGCGACGACCGGGAGAACCTCAACGGTGAGTACGTCACGTTCGGCAACGCCGGCAACGAGACGCTCGACCTCTCGGGCTGGACCGTCAGCGACGAGGCCGATCACACGTACACGTTCCCCGAGGGCGCCGAGATCCCGCCGAACGGGACGATCACGCTCCACACCGGCAGCGGCGAGGACGGCAGCGGTGACTACTACTGGGGGCAGGGAAGTCCGGTCTGGAACAACGGCGGCGACACCGTTATCGTCCGGAACGAGAGCGGCGAGACGGTGATCGAGCGCTCGTACGACGGCTGACCGGACCGCAAGCCACATTCCGCGAGGTCACCGAGCCACGCCCATGCACTCGGCCGTGATAATCGCCGGCGGGCGCTCGACCCGCTTCGGCGACGACGACAAGGCGACCGCGCCGCTGGCCGGAACGCCGATGATCCGCCGCGTCGCGGACCGGCTCGAACCCGTGGTCGACGAACTAGTGGTGAACTGTCGGGACGATCAGCGCACGGCGATCGAAGACGCGCTCGCCGGCACGCGGTCAGCCGGCGAGGGCGACGCGCTCGAAGAGTACTCCCTCCCCACCAGCTTCGCGCTCGACCCCGAGACCGATCAGGGGCCGATGGCCGGGATCAGGAACGGCTGCCGGGCCGCGACGGGCGAGTACACCGCCGTCGTCGCTTGTGACATGCCCTTCGTCGATCCCGACGCGATCAGCTACCTGTTCGAC from Halolamina sediminis encodes:
- a CDS encoding lamin tail domain-containing protein; translated protein: MHSGARAVALCLLLVLAGCAGGPVATDGDGRMPTDTETGTAATPSTAIDAPPSATPKPDAIEVEVIDVVDGDTIDVRYPNGSEDTVRLLGVDTPEVHAETDPAEFPGVPEAEAGRNCLREWGERASQHAEDELLGETVTLSFDENEPRRGYYGRLLAYVHVDGDSFNYGLLTLGLARRYDSSSFQYRERYGTAEGIARGTDAGLWGACATGDPQTATETPIPIADGGPPLWISEITADAAGDDRENLNGEYVTFGNAGNETLDLSGWTVSDEADHTYTFPEGAEIPPNGTITLHTGSGEDGSGDYYWGQGSPVWNNGGDTVIVRNESGETVIERSYDG
- a CDS encoding molybdenum cofactor guanylyltransferase yields the protein MHSAVIIAGGRSTRFGDDDKATAPLAGTPMIRRVADRLEPVVDELVVNCRDDQRTAIEDALAGTRSAGEGDALEEYSLPTSFALDPETDQGPMAGIRNGCRAATGEYTAVVACDMPFVDPDAISYLFDRASGEIDPPADGDDEGTPPFDGAVPRLGDGWYQTTQAVYRPDAMADACDAALERGDRKILAPLEDLSYAVVGEDELTAVTDLETFENINTKAEFDEAAARLG